A genomic window from Cucumis melo cultivar AY chromosome 8, USDA_Cmelo_AY_1.0, whole genome shotgun sequence includes:
- the LOC103485209 gene encoding protein PHR1-LIKE 3-like isoform X3, producing MFPRLVNPDGDIQIHGPRGSVASDLTHTHRGDPCLVLTSDPKPRLRWTADLHERFVDAVTQLGGAGKATPKAIMRTMNVKGLTLFHLKSHLQKYRLGAYLLESPSTNNFSPDLPISEMADGYEVKEALRAQMEVQSKLHLQVELAYLTIVGQAEKHLQIRQDAERRYLAMLERACKMLADQFIVGAVSDSDSKKSEGQDRKSPRSTSIDPLGFYTTQSQEMERVNGTEEVQANLPCQRADCSTESCLTSNESPGGLAMEKSPVASKKNMVNLDSATASLIWSEAKEGIQNANIIQVNHHGVSGCDMWG from the exons ATGTTTCCCAGACTTGTTAATCCCGACGGAGATATCCAGATCCATGGCCCCCGTGGTTCTGTTGCTTCTGACCTCACCCACACTCACCGTGGAGATCCTTGTCTCGTTTTGACTTCAGATCCCAAACCTCGCCTCCGATGGACTGCCGATCTTCACGAGCGATTCGTCGATGCCGTTACTCAGCTCGGTGGTGCTGGCA AAGCTACTCCAAAAGCAATAATGCGAACAATGAATGTGAAAGGACTGACTCTCTTCCATTTGAAGAGCCACCTCCAG AAATACAGATTAG GTGCATATCTTTTAGAAAGTCCAAGTACCAATAATTTCTCTCCTGACTTGCCAATTTCTGAAATGGCCGA TGGTTATGAAGTCAAGGAGGCATTAAGAGCGCAAATGGAAGTGCAAAGCAAATTGCATCTGCAAGtcgag CTAGCTTACCTTACCATCGTTGGGCAGGCAGAGAAGCACCTACAAATTCGTCAGGATGCCGAGCGAAGATATTTGGCCATGCTTGAGAGAGCTTGTAAAATGCTTGCAGATCAATTTATTGTAGGTGCAGTTTCAGACTCGGACAGCAAGAAGTCCGAAGGACAGGATCGTAAGAGCCCAAGAAGTACTTCCATCGACCCACTTGGTTTCTACACTACGCAATCACAAGAGATGGAAAGAGTGAATGGCACAGAAGAAGTGCAGGCTAATCTTCCTTGCCAAAGGGCTGATTGTTCAACCGAAAGCTGCCTAACGTCAAACGAGAGTCCCGGGGGATTGGCTATGGAAAAATCTCCTGTTGCAAGCAAGAAAAACATGGTTAACTTGGATTCAGCAACTGCATCTTTGATTTGGAGTGAAGCTAAGGAAGGAATACAAAATGCTAACATCATCCAAGTTAACCATCACGGCGTGTCCGGATGCGACATGTGGGGATAA
- the LOC103485207 gene encoding myb family transcription factor PHL7-like codes for MDPTNGNNATSKNPNVASKQRLRWTHDLHERFVNAVAQLGGPDRATPKGVLRVMGVQGLTIYHVKSHLQKYRLAKYLPDSSSDGKKTDKKDSSDILSNIDGSSGMQITEALKLQMEVQKRLHEQLEVQRQLQLRIEAQGKYLKKIIEEQQKLSGVLSGAPAASAFTAPASGDNCPEADKNDPPTPASTSEFPRQEKVSKERAQGKSVSIDDSFSSHHEPLTPDSGCHSSPSESARPVKKQRQDMDGAFAKSEMILAHQILESSLNSTHKE; via the exons ATGGACCCCACAAATGGAAATAATGCTACCAGCAAAAACCCAAATGTGGCCTCAAAGCAGAGACTGCGATGGACACATGATCTTCACGAACGATTTGTTAATGCAGTCGCACAACTTGGTGGTCCAGATC GTGCTACACCCAAAGGCGTCCTTAGAGTAATGGGTGTTCAAGGTTTAACAATATATCACGTCAAAAGCCACCTACAG AAATATCGACTTGCAAAATACCTTCCCGACTCCTCGTCTGATG GAAAAAAGACCGACAAGAAGGATTCTAGTGACATTCTATCAAACATTGATGGCTCGTC GGGAATGCAAATTACTGAAGCACTTAAGCTGCAGATGGAGGTCCAGAAGCGACTACATGAACAATTGGAG GTACAGAGACAGCTACAGTTACGGATTGAAGCCCAAGGCAAGTACTTGAAGAAGATAATCGAAGAGCAACAAAAACTTAGTGGGGTTCTTTCAGGAGCTCCAGCTGCCTCTGCCTTTACAGCTCCTGCTTCTGGTGATAACTGCCCAGAAGCTGATAAAAACGACCCACCGACACCCGCGTCCACATCCGAGTTTCCTCGCCAAGAGAAAGTATCAAAGGAACGTGCCCAAGGCAAGAGTGTCTCTATTGATGATTCTTTCTCGTCTCATCACGAACCGTTGACGCCCGATTCTGGTTGCCATAGCTCCCCAAGTGAGAGTGCAAGGCCAGTGAAGAAGCAAAGACAGGACATGGATGGTGCATTTGCCAAATCAGAGATGATACTTGCACATCAGATACTGGAGTCTAGTTTAAACTCCACTCACAAGGAATGA
- the LOC103485210 gene encoding probable E3 ubiquitin-protein ligase WAVH2, protein MAGGGRRGASSILKKAARKIVVAAYACRSFSPRKARSVSNLSVVSAEKSRHVVEDVGEGEIADQTESITTNNLPSKNLCAICLDPLNYKTKGSRPGQAIFTAQCSHAFHFTCISSNVRHGSVTCPICRAQWTQLPRNSAPLCPQSDPILRILDDSIATFRINRRSFLLSGRYDDDDPVELDHTPTHDSRLSFYVHTTPSSFCPPIQVSGCTPGYVCSNHHARPPLRQQFLCRSPSPSLQSPARQTPRMTGNPRNSSRYYLSVKLAHQQATDLVLIACANGPHLRLLKQAMGLVVSSLRSIDRLAIVTYSSSATRVFPLKRMTSYGKRAALQVIDRLFYMGQPDTVEGLKKAVKILEDSIHKNPNSSILHLSDSRTQPYHLINLESPVVPVHWFHVGLGFSISTGFVMQEFEEFLMTKVLRGIIRNIQLRIGEESSRSTIIGIAELRGDEEKKIVIDNPFSDSEGHVRVRYSYVDGEVNDEECIKVGETQLSIGNKSNNIVTLDEAGRENREEDASMGGRISSVERWEYHDPFMARRWAKHLHSYRL, encoded by the exons ATGGCCGGCGGAGGCCGACGAGGAGCCTCCTCCATTCTTAAGAAAGCTGCTAGAAAGATTGTTGTTGCTGCATACGCTTGCCGTTCCTTTTCTCCCAGAAAAGCTCGTTCT GTCTCGAATTTGTCTGTGGTGTCCGCTGAAAAATCAAGGCACGTCGTGGAAGATGTTGGTGAGGGTGAAATTGCAGATCAAACAGAATCAATTACCACGAACAATCTGCCTTCCAAG AATCTGTGCGCCATATGCCTTGATCCTCTGAACTATAAAACCAAAGGGAGTCGCCCAGGGCAGGCCATTTTCACCGCACAGTGCTCTCATGCATTCCATTTCACTTGCATCTCCTCCAATGTCCGTCATGGCAGTGTCACATGCCCCATTTGTCGAGCTCAATGGACCCAGTTGCCCCGGAATTCAGCCCCACTTTGCCCACAGAGTGATCCTATTCTCCGTATTCTTGATGATTCCATCGCCACATTTCGCATCAATCGTCGCTCCTTTCTGCTCTCCGGTCGTTATGATGACGATGACCCTGTTGAGCTGGACCATACACCTACTCATGATTCTCGTCTCTCTTTCTATGTACATACGACCCCATCAAGCTTCTGTCCTCCCATTCAGGTGAGTGGTTGCACCCCTGGTTATGTATGCTCTAACCACCACGCTCGGCCACCACTGCGTCAGCAATTCCTCTGTAGAAGCCCCTCTCCCTCATTGCAATCACCAGCCCGGCAAACACCACGTATGACAGGCAACCCTAGGAACAGTTCGAGATATTACCTTTCAGTGAAATTGGCACATCAACAAGCGACTGACTTGGTCCTGATTGCATGCGCCAATGGCCCGCACTTGAGGCTCCTCAAGCAAGCCATGGGCTTGGTGGTTTCCTCCCTTCGTTCCATCGACCGTTTAGCCATTGTTACGTACTCGTCTTCTGCTACCCGTGTGTTTCCCTTGAAACGTATGACATCTTATGGAAAAAGAGCCGCCTTACAAGTTATTGACCGTCTTTTCTACATGGGACAGCCAGATACTGTGGAAGGGCTGAAGAAAGCAGTTAAGATACTTGAGGATAGCATCCACAAGAACCCCAACTCCTCCATACTGCACCTATCCGATAGCCGAACTCAGCCATACCATCTCATCAACTTGGAATCGCCCGTTGTCCCAGTCCATTGGTTTCACGTAGGATTGGGGTTCAGCATTTCAACCGGTTTTGTAATGCAGGAGTTCGAAGAGTTCCTGATGACAAAAGTACTAAGAGGAATCATCAGAAACATCCAACTAAGAATAGGAGAGGAAAGCAGCAGATCAACCATCATTGGTATTGCAGAGTTGAGAGGCgacgaagaaaagaaaatcgTAATCGACAACCCGTTCAGTGATAGCGAAGGACATGTCAGGGTGAGATACAGCTACGTCGATGGGGAGGTCAACGATGAAGAGTGCATCAAAGTAGGCGAAACCCAGCTAAGTATAGGAAACAAGAGCAACAACATCGTTACTTTGGACGAAGCTGGTCGTGAAAACAGGGAAGAGGATGCAAGTATGGGTGGGAGGATTAGCAGCGTCGAAAGATGGGAGTATCACGACCCGTTCATGGCTAGAAGATGGGCCAAGCATTTGCATTCTTACCGGCTTTAA
- the LOC103485209 gene encoding protein PHR1-LIKE 3-like isoform X1, translating to MFPRLVNPDGDIQIHGPRGSVASDLTHTHRGDPCLVLTSDPKPRLRWTADLHERFVDAVTQLGGAGKATPKAIMRTMNVKGLTLFHLKSHLQKYRLGKQSGKDMGEASKDGAYLLESPSTNNFSPDLPISEMADGYEVKEALRAQMEVQSKLHLQVELAYLTIVGQAEKHLQIRQDAERRYLAMLERACKMLADQFIVGAVSDSDSKKSEGQDRKSPRSTSIDPLGFYTTQSQEMERVNGTEEVQANLPCQRADCSTESCLTSNESPGGLAMEKSPVASKKNMVNLDSATASLIWSEAKEGIQNANIIQVNHHGVSGCDMWG from the exons ATGTTTCCCAGACTTGTTAATCCCGACGGAGATATCCAGATCCATGGCCCCCGTGGTTCTGTTGCTTCTGACCTCACCCACACTCACCGTGGAGATCCTTGTCTCGTTTTGACTTCAGATCCCAAACCTCGCCTCCGATGGACTGCCGATCTTCACGAGCGATTCGTCGATGCCGTTACTCAGCTCGGTGGTGCTGGCA AAGCTACTCCAAAAGCAATAATGCGAACAATGAATGTGAAAGGACTGACTCTCTTCCATTTGAAGAGCCACCTCCAG AAATACAGATTAGGTAAGCAATCTGGGAAGGATATGGGTGAGGCATCTAAAGATG GTGCATATCTTTTAGAAAGTCCAAGTACCAATAATTTCTCTCCTGACTTGCCAATTTCTGAAATGGCCGA TGGTTATGAAGTCAAGGAGGCATTAAGAGCGCAAATGGAAGTGCAAAGCAAATTGCATCTGCAAGtcgag CTAGCTTACCTTACCATCGTTGGGCAGGCAGAGAAGCACCTACAAATTCGTCAGGATGCCGAGCGAAGATATTTGGCCATGCTTGAGAGAGCTTGTAAAATGCTTGCAGATCAATTTATTGTAGGTGCAGTTTCAGACTCGGACAGCAAGAAGTCCGAAGGACAGGATCGTAAGAGCCCAAGAAGTACTTCCATCGACCCACTTGGTTTCTACACTACGCAATCACAAGAGATGGAAAGAGTGAATGGCACAGAAGAAGTGCAGGCTAATCTTCCTTGCCAAAGGGCTGATTGTTCAACCGAAAGCTGCCTAACGTCAAACGAGAGTCCCGGGGGATTGGCTATGGAAAAATCTCCTGTTGCAAGCAAGAAAAACATGGTTAACTTGGATTCAGCAACTGCATCTTTGATTTGGAGTGAAGCTAAGGAAGGAATACAAAATGCTAACATCATCCAAGTTAACCATCACGGCGTGTCCGGATGCGACATGTGGGGATAA
- the LOC103485206 gene encoding uncharacterized protein LOC103485206 isoform X2, giving the protein MIDQFINFVIRPPRADYNPDQYLWEKNFTLAGRAYQRQDLELRNSRGHTLQCSHYLPSSIPEDTPLPCVIYCHGNSGCRADANEAAVILLPSNITVFTLDFSGSGLSDGDYVSLGWHERDDLKVVVTYLRSNKQVSRIGLWGRSMGAVTSLLYGAEDPSVAGMVLDSAFSNLYNLMMELVDVYKIRLPKFTVKMAVQYMRRVIEKRAKFDIMNLNCLQVTPKTFIPALFGHANCDKFVQPHHSELIYNSYAGDKNIIKFDGDHNSSRPQFYYDSVSIFFYNVLHPPQLPSAHASKLEKYYDLGDLKIGADKDENLIYEIISRLRSTGNDVAGSSSAPSVPTTKFVGDLISEIPPVITEIDQPDGETEECCSYTSSNRESWGRCSSLGGSEEESSADCVVSKNKFQETLEAFPTPLRSTQGKPSYSSEGDKKKKKKVATSQSEKQKKSKSEKLEALSRHLRLCILRRVHR; this is encoded by the exons ATGATTGATCAGTTCATCAATTTTGTTATTCGGCCGCCCAG GGCCGATTATAACCCTGATCAATATTTATGGGAGAAAAACTTTACTCTCGCGGGCAGAGCATACCAACGACAGGATTTGGAG CTAAGAAATTCAAGAGGACATACCTTGCAATGCAGTCATTACTTGCCTTCATCTATTCCTGAAGATACTCCTCTGCCTTGTGTCATCTATTGCCATGGTAACAG TGGATGTAGAGCAGATGCTAATGAGGCTGCTGTCATacttcttccatcaaatattacTGTTTTTACTCTTGATTTTTCGGGTTCAGGCTTGTCTGATGGAGATTATGTCAGTCTTGGTTGGCATGAG AGAGATGACCTCAAGGTTGTGGTAACGTACTTAAGAAGCAACAAACAAGTATCCCGTATAGGTCTCTGGGGAAGATCTATGGGTGCTGTAACCAG CCTTCTTTATGGAGCTGAAGATCCTTCCGTTGCTGGAATGGTGCTTGACAGTGCCTTTTCTAACCTTTACAATCTAATGATGGAACTAGTTGATGTTTATAAGATCCGACTACCTAAATTCACG GTAAAAATGGCTGTTCAATATATGCGGAGGGTAATTGAGAAGAGGGCAAAGTTTGATATCATGAATCTTAATTGCTTACAG GTGACCCCAAAAACCTTTATTCCTGCTTTGTTTGGGCATGCTAATTGTGACAAGTTCGTTCAACCTCATCACTCTGAACTCATCTATAATTCATATGCG GGggataaaaatattataaagttTGATGGGGATCACAACTCTTCAAGACCACAATTCTATTATGACTCGGTTTCTATTTTCTTCTATAACGTTCTTCATCCACCTCAGTTACCTTCTGCTCATGCAAGTAAGCTTGAGAAGTATTATGATTTAGGGGATTTGAAGATTGGGGCTGATAAGGATGAG AATTTAATATACGAGATAATATCAAGGCTCCGTTCTACTGGAAATGATGTTGCTGGTTCCTCTTCTGCTCCTAGTGTTCCAACCACAAAATTTGTTGGCGACCTTATTTCTGAAATTCCTCCAGTGATCACAGAAATT GACCAGCCAGATGGAGAAACTGAAGAATGTTGCTCGTACACGAGTTCAAATAGAGAAAGCTGGGGAAGATGTTCTTCCCTAGGGGGCAGTGAAGAAGAATCTTCTGCTGACTGTGTGGTTTCTAAGAACAAATTTCAG GAAACTTTAGAAGCATTTCCAACACCTCTTAGAAGCACACAAGGAAAACCCTCCTATTCGTCGGAAGGTgacaagaagaaaaagaagaaagttgCAACCTCTCAGTCTGAGAAGCAGAAGAAATCAAAATCGGAGAAACTAGAAGCCCTTAGTAGACACCTTAGGCTTTGCATTTTAAGGCGAGTACATCGTTGA
- the LOC103485206 gene encoding uncharacterized protein LOC103485206 isoform X1, translating into MIDQFINFVIRPPRADYNPDQYLWEKNFTLAGRAYQRQDLELRNSRGHTLQCSHYLPSSIPEDTPLPCVIYCHGNSGCRADANEAAVILLPSNITVFTLDFSGSGLSDGDYVSLGWHERDDLKVVVTYLRSNKQVSRIGLWGRSMGAVTSLLYGAEDPSVAGMVLDSAFSNLYNLMMELVDVYKIRLPKFTVKMAVQYMRRVIEKRAKFDIMNLNCLQVTPKTFIPALFGHANCDKFVQPHHSELIYNSYAGDKNIIKFDGDHNSSRPQFYYDSVSIFFYNVLHPPQLPSAHASKLEKYYDLGDLKIGADKDENLIYEIISRLRSTGNDVAGSSSAPSVPTTKFVGDLISEIPPVITEIDTITNNYSTINGDELSNLQDQPDGETEECCSYTSSNRESWGRCSSLGGSEEESSADCVVSKNKFQETLEAFPTPLRSTQGKPSYSSEGDKKKKKKVATSQSEKQKKSKSEKLEALSRHLRLCILRRVHR; encoded by the exons ATGATTGATCAGTTCATCAATTTTGTTATTCGGCCGCCCAG GGCCGATTATAACCCTGATCAATATTTATGGGAGAAAAACTTTACTCTCGCGGGCAGAGCATACCAACGACAGGATTTGGAG CTAAGAAATTCAAGAGGACATACCTTGCAATGCAGTCATTACTTGCCTTCATCTATTCCTGAAGATACTCCTCTGCCTTGTGTCATCTATTGCCATGGTAACAG TGGATGTAGAGCAGATGCTAATGAGGCTGCTGTCATacttcttccatcaaatattacTGTTTTTACTCTTGATTTTTCGGGTTCAGGCTTGTCTGATGGAGATTATGTCAGTCTTGGTTGGCATGAG AGAGATGACCTCAAGGTTGTGGTAACGTACTTAAGAAGCAACAAACAAGTATCCCGTATAGGTCTCTGGGGAAGATCTATGGGTGCTGTAACCAG CCTTCTTTATGGAGCTGAAGATCCTTCCGTTGCTGGAATGGTGCTTGACAGTGCCTTTTCTAACCTTTACAATCTAATGATGGAACTAGTTGATGTTTATAAGATCCGACTACCTAAATTCACG GTAAAAATGGCTGTTCAATATATGCGGAGGGTAATTGAGAAGAGGGCAAAGTTTGATATCATGAATCTTAATTGCTTACAG GTGACCCCAAAAACCTTTATTCCTGCTTTGTTTGGGCATGCTAATTGTGACAAGTTCGTTCAACCTCATCACTCTGAACTCATCTATAATTCATATGCG GGggataaaaatattataaagttTGATGGGGATCACAACTCTTCAAGACCACAATTCTATTATGACTCGGTTTCTATTTTCTTCTATAACGTTCTTCATCCACCTCAGTTACCTTCTGCTCATGCAAGTAAGCTTGAGAAGTATTATGATTTAGGGGATTTGAAGATTGGGGCTGATAAGGATGAG AATTTAATATACGAGATAATATCAAGGCTCCGTTCTACTGGAAATGATGTTGCTGGTTCCTCTTCTGCTCCTAGTGTTCCAACCACAAAATTTGTTGGCGACCTTATTTCTGAAATTCCTCCAGTGATCACAGAAATT GATACCATAACTAATAATTATAGTACAATTAACGGTGACGAGCTATCAAATCTGCAG GACCAGCCAGATGGAGAAACTGAAGAATGTTGCTCGTACACGAGTTCAAATAGAGAAAGCTGGGGAAGATGTTCTTCCCTAGGGGGCAGTGAAGAAGAATCTTCTGCTGACTGTGTGGTTTCTAAGAACAAATTTCAG GAAACTTTAGAAGCATTTCCAACACCTCTTAGAAGCACACAAGGAAAACCCTCCTATTCGTCGGAAGGTgacaagaagaaaaagaagaaagttgCAACCTCTCAGTCTGAGAAGCAGAAGAAATCAAAATCGGAGAAACTAGAAGCCCTTAGTAGACACCTTAGGCTTTGCATTTTAAGGCGAGTACATCGTTGA
- the LOC103485209 gene encoding protein PHR1-LIKE 3-like isoform X2 yields MFPRLVNPDGDIQIHGPRGSVASDLTHTHRGDPCLVLTSDPKPRLRWTADLHERFVDAVTQLGGAGKATPKAIMRTMNVKGLTLFHLKSHLQKYRLGKQSGKDMGEASKDGAYLLESPSTNNFSPDLPISEMADGYEVKEALRAQMEVQSKLHLQVEAEKHLQIRQDAERRYLAMLERACKMLADQFIVGAVSDSDSKKSEGQDRKSPRSTSIDPLGFYTTQSQEMERVNGTEEVQANLPCQRADCSTESCLTSNESPGGLAMEKSPVASKKNMVNLDSATASLIWSEAKEGIQNANIIQVNHHGVSGCDMWG; encoded by the exons ATGTTTCCCAGACTTGTTAATCCCGACGGAGATATCCAGATCCATGGCCCCCGTGGTTCTGTTGCTTCTGACCTCACCCACACTCACCGTGGAGATCCTTGTCTCGTTTTGACTTCAGATCCCAAACCTCGCCTCCGATGGACTGCCGATCTTCACGAGCGATTCGTCGATGCCGTTACTCAGCTCGGTGGTGCTGGCA AAGCTACTCCAAAAGCAATAATGCGAACAATGAATGTGAAAGGACTGACTCTCTTCCATTTGAAGAGCCACCTCCAG AAATACAGATTAGGTAAGCAATCTGGGAAGGATATGGGTGAGGCATCTAAAGATG GTGCATATCTTTTAGAAAGTCCAAGTACCAATAATTTCTCTCCTGACTTGCCAATTTCTGAAATGGCCGA TGGTTATGAAGTCAAGGAGGCATTAAGAGCGCAAATGGAAGTGCAAAGCAAATTGCATCTGCAAGtcgag GCAGAGAAGCACCTACAAATTCGTCAGGATGCCGAGCGAAGATATTTGGCCATGCTTGAGAGAGCTTGTAAAATGCTTGCAGATCAATTTATTGTAGGTGCAGTTTCAGACTCGGACAGCAAGAAGTCCGAAGGACAGGATCGTAAGAGCCCAAGAAGTACTTCCATCGACCCACTTGGTTTCTACACTACGCAATCACAAGAGATGGAAAGAGTGAATGGCACAGAAGAAGTGCAGGCTAATCTTCCTTGCCAAAGGGCTGATTGTTCAACCGAAAGCTGCCTAACGTCAAACGAGAGTCCCGGGGGATTGGCTATGGAAAAATCTCCTGTTGCAAGCAAGAAAAACATGGTTAACTTGGATTCAGCAACTGCATCTTTGATTTGGAGTGAAGCTAAGGAAGGAATACAAAATGCTAACATCATCCAAGTTAACCATCACGGCGTGTCCGGATGCGACATGTGGGGATAA